Proteins found in one Acidobacteriota bacterium genomic segment:
- a CDS encoding metallophosphoesterase — protein MIPTLEPTASRRPLRLTVLGALLALLSLSPLAGVGPFAPVDGEARLEGKPVAFLAMGDWGTGDQTQKTVAQGLVAWHGTMGAAAVLLLGDNFLPRGVESKRDPQWTSKFEDMYPAEKIDIPFCPVLGNHDYQGVFQSEVDYSRSTVNGKPTRWSMPDLTWSRVFTSADGSVTVRVIALNTVELIEAPEHDVRVGRQMKWLDAELAKSAGAGEQWRVVVAHHPVYSSGKHGADVRLERLLKERFLGGKVDVYLAGHDHHLELFQPKSGVAHVVAGAGGKPRSAASGGDSFLFSGVSGFAALQFGAREVLVRFVEASGKALGAWKATKN, from the coding sequence ATGATCCCGACACTGGAACCGACCGCATCGCGGCGCCCCTTGAGGCTGACCGTCCTCGGGGCCCTCCTGGCCCTGCTGTCCCTGAGCCCCCTCGCGGGGGTCGGCCCCTTCGCCCCGGTGGACGGGGAAGCCCGCCTCGAGGGCAAGCCCGTGGCCTTCCTGGCGATGGGCGACTGGGGCACCGGGGACCAGACCCAGAAAACGGTCGCGCAGGGCCTCGTCGCCTGGCACGGGACGATGGGCGCCGCCGCGGTGCTCCTGCTGGGGGACAACTTCCTCCCCCGTGGCGTCGAAAGCAAGCGGGACCCCCAGTGGACCAGCAAGTTCGAGGACATGTACCCGGCGGAGAAAATCGACATCCCCTTTTGCCCCGTCCTGGGAAACCACGACTACCAGGGCGTCTTTCAGTCCGAGGTCGATTACAGCCGGTCCACGGTGAACGGCAAGCCCACCCGGTGGTCCATGCCGGACCTGACCTGGAGCCGTGTCTTCACCTCGGCGGACGGTTCCGTCACGGTCCGGGTCATCGCCCTGAACACGGTGGAACTGATCGAGGCCCCGGAGCATGACGTCCGGGTGGGCCGGCAGATGAAGTGGCTCGACGCCGAGCTGGCGAAATCCGCCGGGGCCGGCGAACAGTGGCGGGTCGTCGTGGCTCACCACCCGGTCTACTCCAGCGGGAAACACGGCGCGGACGTCCGCCTGGAACGCCTCCTGAAGGAGCGCTTTCTCGGCGGGAAAGTCGACGTCTACCTCGCCGGCCACGACCATCACCTCGAGCTTTTCCAGCCGAAGAGCGGGGTGGCCCACGTCGTCGCGGGCGCCGGCGGCAAGCCGCGGTCGGCCGCTTCCGGGGGAGACTCCTTCCTCTTTTCAGGGGTCTCCGGCTTCGCCGCCCTCCAGTTTGGCGCCCGGGAAGTCCTCGTCCGCTTCGTCGAGGCCTCCGGCAAGGCCCTGGGCGCGTGGAAAGCGACGAAGAACTGA
- a CDS encoding cyclic nucleotide-binding domain-containing protein — MTGTDDRLTMKHLKTPELEQGAVDFFEKVQTAFVAGKRSVSLDYAGVKFTLRLPAIGEGDRGLVYLLRKHSLDLPGADTRCCVKFAKQQALSRQRLLEEFPNTEFYLSENITVPRILYLDPLGRFSVKEYIEGETLTSLYLRFERLTVKTQRLLLDGIEAYLERLLALFRKRPDCKVSISPNNILVLSDKGRFTDPPRLVLIDPGPDRKKKYEGIGFDQYWNVILPDRIRKYQRTGYLQWMVPLAVTQSDRDHLRGFDIFNDLTPEETQLIISIARVVEFDSEETILRKGAVGENFFLLLEGEVEVRKSHFNRPGALKVRCGQGTVLGEQAFLLRVPRSMNVVAIRPCKLLEIECEAFNGLMRANQIAPYKILRNIAVILAERLYYSNNAYQMLLESQADIL, encoded by the coding sequence ATGACCGGGACAGACGACCGCCTGACGATGAAGCACCTCAAGACGCCGGAACTGGAACAGGGGGCCGTGGACTTCTTCGAGAAGGTCCAGACTGCCTTCGTGGCGGGGAAGCGAAGCGTGAGCCTCGACTATGCCGGGGTGAAATTCACCCTCCGGCTCCCCGCGATCGGGGAAGGGGATCGGGGGCTTGTCTATCTTCTCCGGAAACACTCCCTGGACCTCCCCGGGGCCGATACCCGCTGCTGCGTCAAGTTCGCCAAGCAGCAAGCCCTCAGCCGGCAGCGATTGCTGGAGGAGTTCCCGAACACGGAATTCTATCTTTCCGAAAACATCACCGTCCCCCGGATCCTTTATCTCGACCCCCTCGGCCGTTTCAGCGTGAAGGAGTACATCGAGGGGGAAACCCTCACCAGCCTCTACCTGCGGTTCGAGCGCCTGACCGTCAAGACGCAGCGCCTGCTCCTGGACGGGATCGAAGCGTATCTCGAGCGCCTCCTGGCCCTATTCCGCAAACGCCCCGACTGCAAGGTCAGCATCAGCCCGAACAACATCCTGGTCTTGTCCGACAAGGGCAGGTTCACGGACCCGCCGCGGTTGGTGCTGATCGACCCCGGGCCCGACCGGAAGAAAAAATACGAGGGAATCGGGTTCGATCAGTACTGGAACGTCATCCTGCCCGATCGGATCCGCAAGTACCAGCGAACCGGCTATCTCCAGTGGATGGTCCCCCTCGCCGTGACCCAGTCGGACCGGGACCATCTCCGGGGGTTCGACATCTTCAACGACCTGACGCCGGAAGAGACCCAGCTTATCATCTCCATCGCCCGGGTCGTCGAATTCGACTCCGAAGAAACCATCCTCCGCAAAGGCGCCGTCGGGGAGAATTTCTTCCTCCTCCTCGAGGGGGAGGTGGAGGTTCGGAAGAGCCATTTCAACCGCCCGGGTGCGCTCAAGGTCCGTTGCGGTCAGGGGACCGTTCTGGGAGAGCAGGCTTTTCTCCTCCGGGTGCCCCGCTCGATGAACGTGGTGGCCATTCGTCCCTGCAAACTTCTGGAGATCGAATGCGAGGCCTTCAACGGGTTGATGCGGGCCAATCAGATCGCCCCCTACAAGATCCTCCGGAACATCGCCGTGATCCTGGCCGAGCGTCTCTACTACTCCAACAACGCTTATCAGATGCTGTTGGAATCCCAGGCGGACATTCTATGA
- a CDS encoding tetratricopeptide repeat protein, whose translation MTRRTGLCLSLWLMSVLGGAVSAQQLEGLAGVDFVADERIFNVMCAIHAAGYDFQLAAADPASPRARVLGGMDLSAVSPELLGKMKDFFQRMNVELSMARQQAKYAALSLLLSPPPALEYREREATPTDDIRALAPFAPLVASFRSQAGLEGLWATWKPEALRFLALLREDIRTCVQGLLRMGNLEARLSLDRRLTVIPNLVDAPNTFLTVQVGGTYAVFVSPSISVQRYRKYFIHEYIHMLLDPVFDPLAARLDDDHDLSSWYTSRPEYARFTAEPSLAVRESLYNAIGLQVLAGIGSPATAAERNAMIKRDSPFLAWFEARVKGFSEAGKPLGEQVAALVKGLKTEEMLPSAGTVATVAAGSEEDPAVKRLDQVLQLERLLREGNAAEAERIASALVARDPSDAEALFFLGQVRYAQDRHADALAIYDRVLDLSLAPQWVRGWALVRSGNCLLRLDRPGEAVRRFREAASLTSGDRGAGEAARKSLERLETEK comes from the coding sequence ATGACGAGGCGAACCGGGTTGTGTTTGAGCCTGTGGCTGATGTCGGTCCTGGGGGGGGCGGTTTCGGCCCAGCAGTTGGAAGGGCTGGCGGGGGTGGACTTCGTCGCGGATGAGCGGATCTTCAATGTAATGTGCGCTATCCACGCCGCAGGCTACGACTTCCAGCTCGCCGCCGCCGACCCGGCGTCCCCCCGGGCCCGGGTGCTCGGGGGCATGGACCTTTCCGCGGTCAGCCCCGAACTGCTGGGGAAGATGAAGGACTTTTTCCAGCGCATGAACGTGGAACTGAGCATGGCCCGCCAACAGGCGAAATACGCCGCCCTCTCCCTGTTGCTCTCGCCCCCGCCCGCCCTGGAATACCGCGAGCGGGAGGCGACGCCCACGGACGACATCCGTGCCCTGGCGCCCTTCGCGCCCCTGGTGGCTTCCTTCCGCTCCCAGGCGGGCCTGGAGGGGCTCTGGGCGACGTGGAAACCCGAGGCCCTCCGGTTCCTGGCGCTGCTCCGGGAGGACATCCGGACCTGCGTCCAGGGGCTGCTCCGGATGGGGAACCTGGAAGCCCGGCTTTCCCTGGACCGGCGGCTGACCGTGATCCCGAACCTGGTGGACGCCCCGAACACCTTCCTGACCGTCCAGGTCGGGGGGACCTACGCGGTGTTCGTCTCGCCGTCGATCTCCGTCCAGCGTTACCGGAAGTACTTCATCCACGAGTACATTCACATGCTCCTGGACCCGGTCTTCGACCCGCTCGCCGCCCGGCTCGACGACGACCACGACCTGTCGAGCTGGTACACGTCCCGCCCCGAGTACGCCCGCTTCACGGCGGAGCCGTCCCTTGCGGTCCGGGAGTCGCTGTACAACGCCATCGGGCTGCAGGTCCTGGCCGGCATCGGCTCCCCCGCCACCGCCGCGGAACGCAACGCCATGATCAAGCGCGACTCGCCGTTCCTCGCTTGGTTCGAGGCCCGGGTCAAGGGGTTTTCGGAAGCGGGGAAACCGCTGGGGGAACAGGTGGCGGCCCTGGTCAAGGGCCTGAAGACGGAAGAGATGCTCCCCTCCGCGGGGACCGTGGCGACGGTCGCCGCCGGCAGCGAGGAGGACCCCGCGGTGAAGCGGCTCGACCAGGTCCTCCAGCTGGAGCGGCTCCTGCGCGAGGGGAACGCGGCGGAGGCCGAGCGGATCGCTTCGGCCCTGGTGGCCCGGGACCCCTCCGATGCCGAGGCCCTGTTCTTCCTGGGGCAGGTCCGTTACGCCCAGGACCGTCACGCGGACGCACTGGCCATCTACGACCGCGTCCTCGACCTGTCCCTAGCGCCGCAGTGGGTCCGGGGGTGGGCGCTGGTCCGGTCGGGAAACTGCCTGCTCCGGCTGGACCGCCCCGGGGAGGCGGTTCGGCGCTTCCGGGAGGCGGCCTCCCTGACGTCGGGCGACCGCGGCGCGGGGGAAGCCGCCCGCAAGAGCCTGGAACGGCTTGAGACCGAAAAATGA